The Deltaproteobacteria bacterium sequence ACGATCCGCGGCAAAACCGTCCGAGGGGCCGCCGGTGAGGGAAAGCCCCCCCTGTCCGTTGCCATATAACATACCCCTTACGGCGGTGAATTTCAAGAGTTTTGAAGAGATTCCGAACAGGGAAGCTCTGATTTGTTCCGCCGAGGGGGCCTTTCCAACGGCAAGGTTCCCCCGCGCAGGGAACGGGGCACCCCCTACATGAGCAGCACGGCGGCGGCCACTACGGTCGTGTACTTGCCGTCGCCCTTGACGATGGCCGACTGGGTTATGTTCGTCGTCTTGACTATCTTGTCGCTTATCCTGTATATCTCCTTCTTCTCGTCCCAGCCGAGGTTCTCGTCGAGGTCGATGCCGAGCGTGCTCGCAAGCATTGCGGCGGCCAGGTCCTCGGCGTACTCGCCGGCCATGGTCTCGGTCTGTCCGAAGGCGTGGTGCTCGCTGAGGTAGCCGTAGAGTTTGCGGTCCGTGGGGATGGCGCAGCCCACGGACGCGGCCATGAGCCGGCGCGGCTCGTTGCTGCTGCACCGGCTCATGACGCTGAAGACGACCTGGCCGGGGGCGAGCTTCTTGAGCCCCTGGGCCTTCGTCACCACCTTGCATCCCGGCGGAAAGATGCTCGACACGCTGACGAGGTTGAACTTCTCGATACCCGCGTCCCGCAAAGCGAGCTCGAAGGAATGAAGCTCTTCGCGGTGGATGCCCACCCCCTTGGTGAAAAAGACTCTCTTCGGTACGAATTGCATCTGCCGTTTCCCTCCGCAAAAGGGTGTTCTTCGCCGCCAGGGGCCGCCTCCCCCACCGGCGCCGCTTAGGGAACTCTGATTTATTGCACTGAGGGAACCTTTTTGTAAAAAGGTTCCCTCAGACTCCCTCCAAAAACTTTTAATGCGAGTTGGTTTCCCCCTGTTTTGCCAAAGCAAAACAGGGGGAAACCAACTCGTATTGAAAGTCTTTGAAGGGGGTCTGGGGGAAACTTTCTACAGAAAGTTTCCCCCAGGGTAATTAATCAGAGCTTCCTATACGAAAAGATCCGGAGAGGGGTGCTCACTTCTCCGTCATGGCCGCATAGCCCATCATTTTGTAGACGAGTCTTGCGGCCGTGAAGTCGGGGGCCACGTTGCCTGGCAGGGGAGAGAGCTCCACCACGTCCATGCCGACGACCTTGCGGTGCGAGGCCACAGCCCGCAAGAGCCCGAGTACGTCGTGCCAGCCGAGCCCTCCGGGCTCTGGGGTGCCGGTGGCCGGCATGATCGACGGATCGAGGCAGTCGAGGTCGACGGTGACGCAGACCTTCTCCGAGAGGGCCGAGACGATCTCGTCGACCGGCACGCCGCCCCGCATCCCGGCGGCGTAGAAAGTCCGCACCGAGCCGTCGCCCGCGGCGGCGCGCTCGTCGAGGAAGGCCGCCTCCTCGGCCGAAAGGCTCCTTACGCCGACCTGCACGATGGGGCATATCTCGCTTATCCTGCGGGCCACGCAGGCGTGGCTGTAGGGGCTCTCTTCGAAGCGGTCGCGCATGTCGGCGTGGGCGTCGAGCTGGAGCACCGAGAGCGAGCCGTGCGCCTTGAAGAGCGCCCTGACGAGCCCCACCGTGATGCTGTGCTCGCCGCCGAGGACCACCGGTATGCTCCCCCCCTCGACGATCTCCGAGACGGCCTCCTCGACGCGCCCGGCCATGGCCTCGGGCCCGGCGGCCGTGGGCTCGAGGAAGGGGAGCGTCCTTATGCCGGCCTCGATGGGCTCGAAGCGCAGTTCCTCGTCGTAGAGCTCCATGTGGGCCGACGCCTCGAGTATGGCCCGCGGACCGCCCCGCGCCCCGCTCACATAGGAGACGGTCAGGTCGTAGGGCACGGGCAGCACGGTGAAGCGCGCGGCCCCTCCGTCGGGCCGCAGGCCCTCGGGCAGGCCGCCGAAACTTGCGACGGTGAATGAAGAACTCACTGCCAGATCCTGCTCTCCACCCGCTGGGCGCCTTCGAGGGACATGTCGGGCAGCTTGCGCTCGTAGCCGTCGAGCCGCTGGCTCAGCGCCGTGGCCAGTATGGGGAGCGCGATGGTGGCGTCGCAGTTGACGGTGACGCGGCGCGAGTCCCTCGCTATCTTGCCCCACGACTGGCTCTCCTCGAAGGTGCAGCCGCTCAGCCCGCCCCAGTGCGGGGCGTCGGAGGTGACCTGCACGGCGTACTTGTGGCCCGGCGAGTGCTTGCGCATCATGTCGGCCGTCACCTCGGTCTGCTGTATGTAGTTCTTCGGCGTGCCTCCGCCGACGAACACTATGCCGGTGGCCGGGGCGGTGGAGACTATGTGGGCCGTCTCGCGCACATCGCCTATGATGTCGAAGATCACGTTCCTGTCGTCGCCGTCGTGCATGGCCAGAGCTATCCCTATGGAGGAATCGCCGAGGGCGGGACAGTAGACGTGCACACCCGCCTTGAAGGCGGCGGTCAGGATGCCCTCCTCGCTGCCGGCGCGGCAGAGGTCCTCGCCCATGAGCCGGAAGAACTCGCGCGTCGAGTAGGGACGTCTTTCAAGGCCCGCGGCGAAGTCGTAGATGTACTTGTCCGTGTCGTTGAACTCCTCTTCCTTGGCGTAGACGTCGTACATGCGGTCCAGTCCCGCGTCCCTCAGCGCGGAGTCGTTGACGTGAGGGGTGCCCTGCCAGTGGCGGCGTCCGAGGGTCTCGTGTATGTCGTGGAAGAGGTTGGCGCCCGTTGAGACGAGGCAGTCTATGCGGCGCTTCTCTATGAGGTGGACCATGACCCGCCTCATGCCGGC is a genomic window containing:
- the speB gene encoding agmatinase, with protein sequence MPEGLRPDGGAARFTVLPVPYDLTVSYVSGARGGPRAILEASAHMELYDEELRFEPIEAGIRTLPFLEPTAAGPEAMAGRVEEAVSEIVEGGSIPVVLGGEHSITVGLVRALFKAHGSLSVLQLDAHADMRDRFEESPYSHACVARRISEICPIVQVGVRSLSAEEAAFLDERAAAGDGSVRTFYAAGMRGGVPVDEIVSALSEKVCVTVDLDCLDPSIMPATGTPEPGGLGWHDVLGLLRAVASHRKVVGMDVVELSPLPGNVAPDFTAARLVYKMMGYAAMTEK
- a CDS encoding arginine decarboxylase, pyruvoyl-dependent codes for the protein MQFVPKRVFFTKGVGIHREELHSFELALRDAGIEKFNLVSVSSIFPPGCKVVTKAQGLKKLAPGQVVFSVMSRCSSNEPRRLMAASVGCAIPTDRKLYGYLSEHHAFGQTETMAGEYAEDLAAAMLASTLGIDLDENLGWDEKKEIYRISDKIVKTTNITQSAIVKGDGKYTTVVAAAVLLM
- a CDS encoding deoxyhypusine synthase (transforms a conserved lysine residue of initiation factor 5A into deoxyhypusine), encoding MFDLKARRRFLDKPVDPVRIDPSNDVSALLRGMASTAFQGKNLALAADVWEEMLRAEATVLFGLAGAMVPAGMRRVMVHLIEKRRIDCLVSTGANLFHDIHETLGRRHWQGTPHVNDSALRDAGLDRMYDVYAKEEEFNDTDKYIYDFAAGLERRPYSTREFFRLMGEDLCRAGSEEGILTAAFKAGVHVYCPALGDSSIGIALAMHDGDDRNVIFDIIGDVRETAHIVSTAPATGIVFVGGGTPKNYIQQTEVTADMMRKHSPGHKYAVQVTSDAPHWGGLSGCTFEESQSWGKIARDSRRVTVNCDATIALPILATALSQRLDGYERKLPDMSLEGAQRVESRIWQ